The proteins below are encoded in one region of Clostridia bacterium:
- a CDS encoding amidohydrolase: protein MMKTRSYKLRTPQLFLFALTALLIAGKTRDMQAQQRPAADTIITNAKVWTVDVDRPKAEAVAVIRDRIVGVGTAAEIDAWRGSNTKVIDAAGRLLLPGFNDAHVHFVLGGLQLDSVELRDADSQKEFAARIIERAKRTPKGEWVMGGDWDDQRWKPAQLPTKELIDAGTGQTPVFVNRYDAHMALANSAALALAGIKRETKDPPGGTIVRDARGNPTGVLKDSAMDLVLAKVPPMTPERRMRAVHRALTHAGRLGVTSVQDMGPTYADVAAYVELEDKGELTTRIYAAPRLSGWEDQAKLGIRRAFGPSYLRLGALKSFADGSLGSTTAYFFQPYTDAPKTKGLLGEDMIPLSKMRQRLQASDAAGLQNCVHAIGDQAISISLDLMAEVAKANGVRDRRFRIEHAQHVAEKDFARFRELQVIASVQPYHAIDDGRWAEKRIGADRLRRTYAFRTFLDNKVRLALGTDWDVAPLNPLLTIYAAVTRATLDGKNPDGWVPEQKLKVGEAVEAYTMGSAYAEFQEQEKGSITPGKLADMVLLSDDIFSIVPAAIKDVSVDMTMVGGKIVWSKERQY, encoded by the coding sequence ATGATGAAAACGAGATCGTACAAGCTGCGAACGCCGCAGCTTTTTCTTTTTGCGCTGACAGCGCTGTTGATTGCAGGTAAGACGCGGGATATGCAAGCGCAGCAGAGGCCGGCGGCGGACACCATCATCACCAACGCAAAGGTTTGGACGGTCGATGTGGACCGTCCTAAAGCCGAAGCTGTCGCCGTCATTCGAGATCGCATCGTGGGGGTAGGCACGGCGGCCGAAATCGACGCCTGGCGCGGCAGTAACACGAAAGTCATCGACGCCGCTGGCAGGTTGCTCCTGCCGGGATTCAATGACGCACATGTGCACTTCGTTCTCGGCGGGCTGCAACTGGATAGCGTGGAACTGAGGGATGCGGATTCTCAGAAGGAATTCGCGGCGCGAATCATCGAGCGGGCAAAGCGCACTCCAAAGGGCGAATGGGTAATGGGGGGCGATTGGGACGATCAGCGTTGGAAGCCGGCGCAGTTACCGACGAAGGAACTGATCGATGCGGGTACGGGGCAGACGCCAGTCTTCGTGAATCGATACGACGCGCACATGGCACTGGCGAACTCGGCGGCGCTAGCGTTGGCCGGCATCAAGCGGGAGACAAAAGATCCTCCGGGCGGAACCATCGTGCGCGACGCCCGAGGCAATCCCACGGGTGTGCTGAAAGATTCCGCCATGGATCTGGTGTTGGCCAAGGTTCCGCCGATGACGCCTGAGCGGCGGATGCGCGCCGTGCACCGCGCGCTGACACATGCGGGGCGGCTGGGCGTAACGAGTGTTCAGGATATGGGCCCGACGTACGCGGATGTTGCGGCGTACGTGGAGCTTGAGGATAAAGGGGAGTTGACGACGCGCATCTACGCCGCCCCCCGGCTGTCAGGTTGGGAGGACCAGGCGAAACTCGGCATACGGCGGGCGTTCGGGCCGTCATACCTTCGGTTGGGCGCGCTGAAGTCTTTCGCAGACGGTTCACTGGGATCGACTACGGCATACTTCTTCCAGCCATACACGGATGCGCCCAAGACAAAAGGACTGCTCGGCGAAGATATGATTCCGCTGTCGAAAATGCGCCAGCGGCTTCAAGCGAGCGACGCGGCGGGGCTACAGAACTGCGTGCACGCTATCGGCGACCAGGCGATTTCGATATCGCTGGACCTGATGGCTGAGGTCGCAAAGGCGAACGGCGTCCGCGACCGCAGGTTCAGGATTGAACACGCACAGCACGTCGCGGAGAAGGACTTCGCGCGCTTCCGCGAATTACAGGTCATCGCTTCCGTGCAGCCGTACCACGCGATCGACGACGGACGCTGGGCGGAGAAGCGTATCGGCGCGGATAGACTGCGGCGAACCTACGCCTTCCGGACATTTCTGGACAACAAGGTTCGCCTGGCGCTGGGGACGGACTGGGACGTTGCGCCACTGAATCCGCTGCTGACTATCTATGCGGCCGTAACAAGGGCAACGCTGGACGGAAAGAATCCCGACGGGTGGGTGCCGGAACAGAAGTTGAAGGTCGGAGAGGCTGTCGAGGCATACACCATGGGCTCAGCCTACGCGGAGTTTCAGGAGCAAGAGAAGGGTTCGATCACGCCGGGAAAACTGGCGGACATGGTGCTGCTGAGCGACGACATCTTCTCCATCGTGCCAGCCGCGATTAAGGACGTCTCCGTGGATATGACCATGGTCGGCGGGAAAATTGTCTGGAGTAAAGAGAGGCAGTACTGA
- a CDS encoding NAD(+)/NADH kinase, whose amino-acid sequence MKTAAIISKPSKAELRDVVPDILQWFYDHGYRVLMDEETAVYGSNENVLPRSQLGAQRPDFALVLGGDGTLLSAARSVSSHGVPILAVNLGSLGFLTEVALSDVYSTLDAVNTGTCPMEERAMLACRLMRDSQYVANYDALNDAVVNKSALARLVGFDLFIDDAFVVSYKADGVIVSTPTGSTAYSLAAGGPILMPAVDAFVVTPVCPHSLTHRPLVVRDSSKIEIVVQSEDEQGFLTIDGQTGVPVRDGDRVECRKASHTVRLLRMRKTFFDVLRNKLKWGQR is encoded by the coding sequence ATGAAAACCGCAGCAATCATCTCGAAGCCGTCGAAGGCGGAATTAAGGGACGTTGTTCCCGACATTCTTCAATGGTTTTACGACCATGGCTATCGCGTGCTGATGGATGAAGAGACTGCGGTGTACGGTTCGAACGAGAACGTGCTGCCACGCTCGCAATTGGGCGCACAAAGGCCGGATTTCGCGCTGGTGTTGGGCGGCGATGGCACGCTGCTGTCGGCAGCAAGATCGGTGTCGAGTCACGGCGTCCCGATCCTGGCGGTGAACTTGGGGTCGTTGGGATTTCTAACCGAGGTTGCGCTGAGCGATGTTTACTCGACGCTCGATGCGGTCAACACGGGCACCTGCCCGATGGAAGAGCGCGCGATGCTTGCGTGCCGGCTGATGCGCGACAGCCAGTACGTAGCAAACTACGACGCGCTGAACGATGCAGTGGTGAACAAGAGCGCCCTGGCACGACTGGTCGGCTTCGATCTTTTCATCGACGATGCCTTCGTGGTTAGCTACAAGGCGGATGGAGTGATCGTGTCCACGCCCACGGGATCGACAGCGTATTCACTAGCGGCAGGCGGGCCGATCCTTATGCCTGCGGTGGATGCATTTGTCGTTACGCCTGTTTGTCCGCACTCGCTGACGCACAGGCCGCTAGTCGTGCGGGATTCGTCGAAGATCGAGATCGTTGTGCAGAGTGAAGACGAACAAGGGTTCCTGACGATCGACGGACAGACCGGCGTTCCGGTGCGGGATGGCGATCGCGTGGAGTGCCGGAAGGCGTCGCATACGGTACGGCTTCTGCGTATGCGCAAGACGTTCTTTGACGTGCTGCGAAATAAGCTGAAATGGGGACAACGGTAG
- a CDS encoding TlyA family RNA methyltransferase, protein MKIRIDKLLVDRGLVPSRERAQAMILAGRVLVNEQKVQKAGSPVADDAAIRLLGDDLKYVSRGGLKLEKALEHWSIDLAGRVCMDIGASTGGFTDCMLQNGAAKVVAVDTGYGQIDARLRADVRVRLLEKTNARKLLPEQVPEQIEFVSMDVSFISATLVLPAVIRAAWVGKPEMRREAVLLVKPQFEVGRSKVGKGGIVRDEQAQLGAVAKVRAEVERLGGRNVDVIESPIRGAEGNKEFLLYANWPETVIVG, encoded by the coding sequence GTGAAAATTCGTATCGACAAATTATTGGTGGATCGCGGCCTGGTGCCGTCGCGGGAGCGCGCGCAAGCGATGATATTGGCAGGCCGCGTCCTGGTGAACGAGCAGAAGGTGCAGAAGGCAGGCTCGCCGGTTGCGGACGACGCGGCGATTCGGTTGCTCGGCGACGATCTGAAATATGTCAGTCGCGGGGGTTTGAAGCTGGAGAAGGCGCTCGAGCACTGGAGCATCGATCTCGCCGGACGCGTTTGCATGGACATTGGCGCTTCCACCGGCGGTTTTACGGATTGCATGTTGCAGAATGGCGCGGCGAAAGTTGTAGCCGTCGATACCGGTTATGGACAGATCGATGCGCGACTGCGAGCAGACGTGCGGGTGCGTCTTCTGGAGAAGACGAATGCGCGTAAGCTGCTGCCTGAGCAGGTGCCCGAGCAGATAGAGTTCGTCTCGATGGACGTGTCGTTCATCTCTGCTACACTCGTCCTCCCGGCGGTCATACGGGCTGCGTGGGTAGGAAAGCCGGAGATGCGGCGAGAGGCCGTGTTGCTGGTAAAGCCGCAGTTCGAAGTCGGACGCAGCAAGGTCGGGAAGGGTGGCATCGTGCGCGACGAGCAAGCCCAACTGGGTGCCGTCGCCAAGGTTCGAGCCGAAGTTGAGCGACTGGGTGGGCGAAACGTTGATGTGATTGAGTCGCCGATTCGAGGCGCTGAGGGGAACAAGGAGTTCCTGTTGTATGCAAACTGGCCGGAGACGGTCATTGTTGGTTGA
- a CDS encoding thiamine pyrophosphate-dependent enzyme, whose product MPTPKKALRTRRKPELRSTPDTPSAVTPQNIVPLGRELLERLYGAMLKCRLVEERTRRAFPHAATAHKNWLGQEAVYVGSTLQLTDNDTLAPSEHDSFAQIIKGTPLRFIFAQRFAAEDSRSLAAHCGYAPRNVITPSSKDGANIHIAAGVALTSKLQKSAGVVVALCGPITHSGAWQDALRFAGALKLPMLFVVESRLAASTRQAGQPASKQLAAEAAAYGVARISVDADDVIAIYRVAHEAIHRARIGRGPSLIECVSAPVRNSGRDPLAHLERYMRRYNVWSDQWRDDIIRTYTAEINAAIKVARKSPFLEPEQALSL is encoded by the coding sequence ATGCCGACACCAAAGAAGGCGCTGCGTACGCGCCGAAAGCCTGAACTGCGATCCACGCCCGATACCCCATCAGCTGTTACGCCGCAGAACATAGTCCCTCTCGGCCGCGAACTGCTGGAGCGACTCTACGGTGCCATGCTTAAGTGCCGCCTCGTGGAAGAACGCACTCGCCGCGCCTTTCCTCACGCTGCTACCGCCCACAAAAACTGGCTCGGGCAGGAAGCCGTTTATGTCGGCAGCACTCTGCAACTAACCGATAACGACACGCTTGCGCCCTCGGAGCACGATTCTTTTGCGCAGATCATCAAGGGCACGCCACTTCGATTCATCTTCGCGCAACGCTTTGCCGCTGAAGACTCGCGCTCGCTCGCCGCTCACTGCGGCTACGCTCCGCGCAATGTCATCACGCCTTCGTCGAAGGACGGTGCAAACATCCACATCGCTGCCGGTGTCGCGCTCACCAGCAAGTTGCAGAAAAGTGCAGGCGTAGTCGTTGCACTTTGCGGTCCTATTACACATTCAGGCGCATGGCAAGACGCGCTGAGATTCGCGGGCGCGCTGAAATTGCCTATGTTATTTGTTGTGGAGAGCAGGCTTGCGGCATCAACTCGGCAAGCAGGGCAACCCGCCTCTAAGCAGCTTGCGGCGGAAGCAGCGGCCTATGGCGTAGCTCGCATCAGCGTGGACGCCGATGACGTAATCGCCATCTATCGGGTAGCGCATGAGGCAATCCATCGCGCTCGCATCGGAAGAGGCCCGTCACTGATCGAGTGCGTCAGCGCCCCTGTCCGCAACAGTGGGCGCGATCCCCTCGCTCATCTTGAACGCTATATGCGCCGTTACAACGTCTGGTCGGACCAGTGGCGCGACGACATCATCCGGACATACACCGCAGAGATTAACGCGGCTATAAAGGTCGCCAGAAAGTCACCCTTTCTGGAGCCAGAACAGGCTCTTTCTCTTTAA
- a CDS encoding response regulator has product MGLKVLLVDDEEAIRELLLAVLEREDYEVQTCSCAADAKIAVERETFDIVVTDMRMETPTAGFEVVRAVKASNVRTVVALLTAMPIPPGDWKMAGADALFVKGESVLRLPQVLSELLLARPVRVANLYAGERDVL; this is encoded by the coding sequence ATGGGACTGAAAGTCCTGCTAGTGGACGATGAAGAGGCGATTCGCGAGTTGTTGCTTGCGGTTCTTGAACGCGAGGATTACGAAGTGCAGACATGCAGCTGCGCGGCGGACGCGAAGATTGCCGTGGAACGAGAGACGTTCGACATTGTGGTAACCGATATGAGGATGGAGACACCGACGGCTGGTTTTGAGGTGGTGCGAGCGGTGAAAGCGTCCAATGTGCGGACGGTGGTAGCGCTGCTGACAGCGATGCCGATTCCTCCCGGCGACTGGAAGATGGCGGGTGCCGACGCGCTCTTCGTAAAAGGCGAAAGCGTGCTTAGGCTCCCGCAAGTCCTGAGTGAATTGTTGCTTGCGCGTCCAGTACGCGTCGCCAATCTGTATGCGGGTGAGCGCGACGTCCTTTGA
- a CDS encoding carboxypeptidase-like regulatory domain-containing protein has translation MSNRVRGNLRAAGVLPMMKRIALIVSLLLVLGLSAFGGDDKVPPSSADLQFTVVKATNGKPVRNASVILHTLSEGKQDKGGVQVKTDAEGKTMVPAMPFGKLRVQVIARGFQTFGEDYEIKKPKHEFTIKLQPPKEQFSIYK, from the coding sequence ATGAGCAACAGAGTGCGCGGCAATCTTCGCGCCGCTGGAGTGCTTCCGATGATGAAACGAATTGCGCTTATCGTGAGTCTGTTGCTTGTACTTGGTCTATCAGCTTTCGGCGGAGATGATAAAGTTCCCCCAAGTTCCGCAGACCTACAGTTCACAGTCGTGAAAGCAACCAACGGGAAGCCTGTGCGCAATGCCAGCGTTATCCTGCATACCCTTTCAGAAGGCAAGCAGGACAAGGGCGGGGTGCAGGTAAAGACGGACGCAGAGGGGAAGACCATGGTGCCCGCGATGCCATTCGGAAAGCTTCGTGTGCAAGTGATTGCACGCGGGTTCCAGACCTTCGGTGAGGATTATGAAATCAAGAAGCCGAAGCACGAGTTCACGATTAAGCTCCAGCCTCCGAAGGAGCAGTTCTCGATTTATAAGTAG